The proteins below come from a single Plasmodium sp. gorilla clade G2 genome assembly, chromosome: 13 genomic window:
- a CDS encoding pre-mRNA-splicing factor ATP-dependent RNA helicase PRP16, with protein sequence MIAKSYFYSGSSSDDNKKNKNENIQKGFISNEKKNEKTLEFKRRKVNKINKKLTTDDVKSNIFKKIDMSEEASFKKDKVSKRYHNNNEKEKYYKDKIKIKTNSIKDNHVNKKYNIYNSSTSTDNSDIDYLYDHKENKKNEKHNKSDNSENSINISINIKNDESNKYNLSNKQYYNRNSNKNFEKDEKKKKEYYKKNNDKILDEIWYTKEDEFVDSFYNMDIEATYEKEKKMINNIKSRINSNTGKKVNQKNLDNNLWELNKLKQGGVTSTYNKLQLEKINEANVTNEIKKIVLTRTVNPPFIDKFKSYNKRIGNIEQRDNFDYQKSEKKKSDNINNDKYYSNKHIHSTSYSTVVKDETCDFVKAAKKGSEFLKYFKSENEKSEARDRYWEISNSKLGELLKLYKNKKKNINKNINKNDNTSRGDNDNVSNNSFESNNEDDNNSDVFDYKKDKMYSSIFNMDNTNKDKKNTLKDKEDLLKLKESLPIYKSKHELLDAVYNNNIIIIVGETGSGKTTQIVQYLYEEGYHRNGIICCTQPRRVAAVSVAYRVSYEMNVDIGSLVGYTIRFEDNTTKDTKIRYVTDGILLRETLNDKELDKYSVIIMDEAHERSINTDVLLGILKNICLKRNDLKLIVTSATIDAKKFSQFFGNAPIYNIEGRTFKVHIEYLRTPCNDYIECAVQKAIQIHVSDNNYDNNFGDILIFMTGQEDINATCYLLSERFYEVYESYKESKNNKKDTINKIKNILNEDKNNNNNNNNSNIRKNGDGDNNTNDHIIYPFYIFPIYSQLSSEQQSKIFKKYDLRKIIVSTNIAETSLTLDGIKYVIDTGYCKLKVYNQNIGMDVLQVTPISQANANQRSGRAGRTGAGICYRLYTENTFLCDLYQNNIPEIQRSNLSNVVLLLKSLHVQNLFEFDFIDVPSKESIINSLQELWVLGAINNEGNLTEIGRKMVQFPLDPPLSKIVIYSEKFQCTKEILIIVSMLSSPSIFLESKENNESIESKKEKFTVPESDHLTLLNIYLQWRSHNYSYSWCTKNFIQYKALNKAKEVYSQLIDIIKTLNIKNVSCDNKWELIRKTICSGYFHNAAKLKSFSEYINLRTNVSCHVHPNSSLYNIGYTPDYVIYQEIVFTTKEYMRNVTTVDPEWLCELGPLFFYMKNL encoded by the coding sequence ATGATTGCtaaatcatatttttatagtgGTTCCTCATCTGatgacaataaaaaaaataagaatgagAATATACAAAAGGGATTTATatcaaatgaaaagaaaaatgaaaaaacattagaatttaaaagaagaaaagtaAACAAAATTAATAAGAAGCTTACAACAGATGATGTAAAatctaatatttttaaaaaaattgatatgTCTGAGGAAGcatcatttaaaaaagacAAAGTTTCTAAAagatatcataataataacgaaaaagaaaaatattataaagataaaattaaaattaaaacaaatagTATAAAGGATAATCATGTTAATAAAAagtacaatatatataattcttctaCATCAACAGATAATTCAGATAtagattatttatatgatcataaggaaaataaaaaaaatgagaaacaCAATAAAAGTGATAACTCAGAAAATTCTATTAATATaagtattaatataaaaaatgatgaaagtAATAAATACAATTTGTCAAATAAACAATATTATAATCGTAActcaaataaaaatttcgaaaaagatgaaaaaaaaaaaaaagaatattacaaaaaaaataatgataaaattttGGATGAAATATGGTACACTAAAGAAGATGAATTTGTtgattctttttataatatggaTATAGAAGCTAcctatgaaaaagaaaaaaaaatgatcaataatattaaaagccGAATAAATAGTAATACAGGTAAAAAAGTGaatcaaaaaaatttagataataatttatgggaattaaataaattaaaacaaGGAGGTGTTACATCAACTTACAATAAATTACAActagaaaaaattaatgaagCCAATGTTactaatgaaataaaaaaaattgtattaACAAGAACAGTCAATCCTCCATTTATAGATAAATTTAAATcgtataataaaagaattgGAAATATAGAACAAAGAGATAATTTTGATTATCAAaaaagtgaaaaaaaaaaatctgataatattaataatgataaatattatagTAATAAGCATATTCATTCCACCTCCTATTCGACTGTAGTTAAAGATGAAACATGTGATTTTGTAAAAGCAGCAAAAAAAGGTAgcgaatttttaaaatattttaaaagtgaAAACGAAAAATCTGAAGCTCGAGATCGATACTGGGAAATTAGTAATAGTAAATTGGGAGAGTTACTAAaattgtataaaaataaaaaaaaaaatataaataaaaatataaataaaaatgataatacatCAAGAGGGGATAACGATAATGTTAGTAATAACTCCTTTGAAAGTAATAATgaggatgataataattcagATGTGTttgattataaaaaagataaaatgtatagcagtatatttaatatggATAATACTAATAAGGATAAGAAAAATACattaaaagataaagaagatttgttaaaattaaaagaatctTTACCTATATACAAATCAAAACATGAATTATTAGATGctgtttataataataatataattattatagttGGAGAAACAGGATCTGGAAAAACTACACAAATAGTGCAATACTTATATGAAGAGGGTTATCATAGAAATGGTATTATTTGTTGTACTCAACCAAGAAGGGTTGCAGCTGTATCTGTAGCTTATCGTGTATCTTATGAAATGAATGTAGATATTGGTTCGCTTGTTGGTTACACTATAAGATTTGAAGATAATACTACAAAAGATACAAAAATTAGGTATGTAACAGATGGTATTTTATTAAGAGAAActttaaatgataaagaatTAGATAAATATAGTGTTATAATTATGGATGAAGCACATGAAAGATCTATTAATACAGATGTATTATTaggtatattaaaaaatatatgtttaaaaagaaatgatcTAAAATTAATAGTAACATCAGCAACTATTGATGCAAAAAAATTTTCTCAATTTTTTGGTAATGCaccaatatataatattgaagGAAGAACTTTTAAAGTACATATAGAATATTTAAGAACACCTTGTAATGATTATATAGAATGTGCTGTTCAAAAAGCTATACAGATACATGTATCTGATAATAACTATGATAACAATTTTGgtgatattttaattttcatGACAGGTCAAGAAGATATAAATGCTACTTGTTATTTATTAAGTGAACGTTTTTATGAAGTGTATGAATCATATAAAGAAtcgaaaaataataaaaaggatacaataaataaaataaaaaatatactaaaTGAAGACAagaacaacaacaacaataataataatagtaatattagaaaaaatggtgatggtgataataatacaaatgatcATATCATATATCCATTTTATATCTTTCCCATATATTCCCAATTATCTAGTGAACAACAgagtaaaatatttaaaaaatatgatttaagaaaaattatagtTTCAACAAATATAGCAGAGACCTCATTAACATTAGATGGAATTAAATATGTAATTGATACAGGATATTGTAAATTAAAAGTATATAATCAGAATATTGGTATGGATGTATTACAAGTAACACCTATATCACAAGCTAATGCAAATCAAAGATCTGGTAGAGCTGGAAGAACAGGTGCTGGTATATGTTATCGTTTATATACAGAAAATACTTTTTTGTGTGatttatatcaaaataatataccagAAATACAAAGAAGTAATTTATCAAATGTTGTACTTTTATTAAAATCTTTACATGTACAaaatttatttgaatttGATTTTATTGATGTACCAAGTAAAGAAAGTATTATCAATTCTTTACAAGAATTATGGGTATTAGGTgctataaataatgaaggaAATTTAACAGAAATAGGAAGAAAAATGGTTCAATTTCCATTAGACCCACCATTATCaaaaattgttatatatagtGAAAAATTTCAATGTactaaagaaatattaattattgtTAGTATGTTATCATCTCCATCTATTTTTCTTGAATccaaagaaaataatgaatcaATCGAATCcaagaaagaaaaatttacTGTACCAGAAAGTGATCATTTAaccttattaaatatatacttacaATGGCGTTCacataattattcatatagtTGGTGtacaaaaaattttattcaaTATAAAGCATTAAATAAAGCAAAAGAAGTATACTCACAATTAatagatataattaaaacattaaatataaaaaatgtttctTGTGATAATAAATGGGAACTTATAAGAAAAACAATATGTTCAGGATATTTTCATAATGCAGCTAAATTGAAATCATTTtcagaatatattaatttaagaACAAATGTATCTTGTCATGTACATCCAAATTCTTCTCTATACAATATTGGATATACACCTGATTATGTCATATATCAAGAAATCGTTTTTACtacaaaagaatatatgaGAAATGTAACAACTGTTGATCCAGAATGGTTATGTGAATTAGGTCctctctttttttatatgaaaaatttataa
- a CDS encoding exosome complex component RRP45, putative — protein MIICNNNVNHFWKNIKKNIRLDGRTFEDSRNVCINFLKDYGHVEITIGYTKVICKITSEIVKPHDRKLKEGMLKINLDIDNSIDENENNDNMSDECLEIKNIIDRVLKTSNIINFESLCIIPGKKVWCICINIMVIENDGNLTDACYLSAYCGLVHFKNHQVKVIKNGDIIIDKEEKNYSPLSILNSPIVTTFAFYEEEDVCLIDPCLYEEEFMSSKISIALNKNGNLISLLKPGGIPLACSHIVESIEIAKKRILTILKILEDTLEDDKNIRNYLNKRNLHVKYSSLPVTIKYDNSFKLKPDISLERYTKNSHNFEDTIKKIEEYIKYNQIQECLNNMNIKLEENNEHAIDTYTLNREGNLNEYHNFNEQDNKKYTNENININKHNINNQNYSDPLKNTNLLNPKDIAIIKRQEFLDNHYDANNNNNNNNNNNKYNKQANKTFKKELVDVSNSFTKNHNKSNNFSHNQNDICEQHDNSQESSDDVSTIRSDESSDIDFSVAINQNLKKKK, from the coding sequence atgataatttgtAACAATAATGTTAATCACTTTtggaagaatataaaaaagaatataagaTTAGATGGGCGTACTTTTGAAGATTCTCGGAATGtttgtataaattttttaaaggaTTATGGTCATGTAGAGATAACAATTGGGTATACAAAagttatatgtaaaataacaAGTGAAATTGTAAAACCTCATGATAGGAAATTAAAAGAAGGgatgttaaaaataaatttagatatagataattctattgatgaaaatgagaataatgataatatgagtGATGAATgtttagaaataaaaaatattatagataGAGTATTAAAAACtagtaatataataaattttgaaTCTTTATGTATTATTCCAGGTAAAAAAGTATggtgtatatgtataaatattatggtTATAGAAAATGATGGAAATTTAACAGATGCTTGTTATTTATCAGCTTATTGTGGATTAGTCCATTTTAAGAATCATCAAGttaaagtaataaaaaatggagatataataatagataaagaagaaaaaaattattcaccTTTATCAATATTAAATTCTCCAATTGTTACTACCTTTGCTTTttatgaagaagaagatgtTTGTTTAATCGATCCTTGTTTATATGAAGAAGAATTTATGTCTTCTAAAATATCTATtgcattaaataaaaatggtaATTTAATAAGTTTATTAAAACCAGGGGGAATACCTTTAGCTTGTTCACATATTGTGGAATCTATTGAAATTGCCAAAAAAAGAATACTTAccattttgaaaatattagaAGATACTTTAGAAGACGACAAAAATATAAGGAATTAtctaaataaaagaaatctACATGTTAAATACTCATCACTTCCTGTAACcattaaatatgataattcttttaaaCTTAAACCAGATATCTCATTAGAaagatatacaaaaaattcCCATAATTTTGAAGAtaccataaaaaaaattgaagaatacataaaatataatcaaaTACAGGAATGtctaaataatatgaatataaaacttgaagaaaataatgaacatGCAATAGATACATACACCTTAAATAGAGAAGGTAATCTAAATGAGTATCATAATTTTAATGaacaagataataaaaaatatactaatgaaaatataaatataaataaacacaatataaataatcagAATTATAGTGATCCTTTGAAAAATactaatttattaaatcctAAAGATATagcaataataaaaagacaaGAATTTTTGGATAACCATTATGatgcaaataataataataataataataataataataataagtataACAAACAAGCAAATAAAACATTCAAAAAAGAACTTGTCGATGTCTCAAATTCATTTACAaaaaatcataataaaagtaataatttCTCTCATAATCAAAATGATATTTGTGAACAGCATGATAACTCACAAGAGTCAAGTGATGATGTCTCAACCATAAGAAGTGACGAATCTTCAGATATTGATTTTTCCGTTGCCATTAatcaaaatttaaaaaagaaaaaataa
- a CDS encoding aldehyde reductase, putative — MPRLVILYLLFFVFMKINCINYNSFSKRKINYHFIIDKNENIKYKHLREDEKLNFSRRKRNKRRNLSNIFSNRDDYRIKKIKVPRTYYFIKNIINGSLKGCTYKEKKTKFNIYNIYDDKNITNSENLGNEDGNLLKKLGNDYSDKDSYTNNMNEKNKIILDNKNEKTYIENMKKNLSRTDEVTYKYVEEMELKKVNIKGVDIQYRLYNLEEGIYIVDKENYEKIKNLWNKDELKKAKENFEESFDIKKQGIKDDDWIMLPFEYEENKNIKLVKADFDNPTYDYILTYYDKERNYYWEYKRRNYYKMFKNTIHETPPYKSDLEEDKRYYGKEIIIPKKKLDNDIFRQPMLSDVMTSGCNREPLGFESWRFVKYPYGNLIEPQKYSKLYCIKKNDKGKPNMRYHYLGNSNLAVSEICLGTMNFGNYVNEKLAHELFDYAFEEFQVNFFDTAEIYPLPASENYYGHSEEILGNWLEAKGKANRHKFVIATKICGRTDKLPWMKKYKIKSEQKNILNKKNGDIYNENNYNKEHYITNGKSQEYSHKNNNSNMFEKEDNKNGYDKLKELKEKEDLYLKKDYEKIDKLEEYEKERLANNPNLITLNKENIINSVDNCLKRLKTSYIDLLQLHWPDRYYPDQSSGDFSHVLYDYNKYYDDFIPFIEQLQALDELKRKGKIREWGLSNETPFGVLKFYELCKHLHISPPVSIQLEYNLLCRNDVEKGFPEICRPQNTNISILAYSPLCAGILTGKYLEYTDYTTKGRMQKFPSYMKRLRGSIATYIIRELYYLSQKYYFPNLTVAALKWVYTRPFITSTVIGVSDFLQLRENLYSLTNEVLFTDKLEREINALHWKFRDPIRIIQ; from the coding sequence ATGCCCAGATTGGTTATATtgtatttgttattttttgtatttatgaaaattaattgtataaattataattcattttcaaaaagaaaaatcaattatcattttattatagataaaaatgaaaatattaaatataaacatttaagagaagatgaaaaattaaatttttcaagaagaaaaagaaataaaagaaggAATTTATCAAACATATTTTCTAATAGAGATGATTAtaggataaaaaaaattaaggtACCAagaacatattattttattaaaaatattataaatggtTCTTTAAAAGGTTGTAcatataaagaaaagaaaactaaattcaatatatacaatatatatgatgataaaaatattacaaattcAGAAAATTTAGGAAATGAAGATGGaaatttattaaagaaaCTAGGGAATGATTATTCTGATAAAGATTCTTACACTAAcaatatgaatgaaaaaaacaaaattattttagATAATAAGAATGAGAAAACTTATATcgaaaatatgaaaaagaatttaAGTAGAACAGATGAagttacatataaatatgtagaaGAAATGGAATtgaaaaaagtaaatatCAAAGGTGTAGATATTCAATAtagattatataatttagaagaaggtatatatattgttgaTAAAGagaattatgaaaaaataaaaaatctaTGGAATAaagatgaattaaaaaaagctAAAGAGAATTTTGAAGAATCATTCGATATTAAAAAACAAGGTATTAAAGATGATGATTGGATTATGTTACCTTttgaatatgaagaaaataaaaatataaaattagtaAAAGCAGATTTTGATAATCCaacatatgattatatattaacatattatgataaagaaagaaattattattgggaatataaaagaagaaattattataaaatgtttaaaaataCAATACATGAAACTCCTCCATATAAATCTGATTTAGAAGAAGATAAAAGATATTATggtaaagaaattataatacCAAAGAAAAAACTAGATAATGATATTTTCAGACAACCAATGTTAAGTGATGTTATGACTTCAGGTTGTAATAGAGAACCTTTAGGTTTCGAATCTTGGAGATTTGTTAAATATCCATATGGTAATTTAATAGAACCACAAAAATATAGTaaattatattgtattaaaaaaaatgataaaggtAAACCTAATATGAGATATCATTATTTAGGTAACAGTAATTTAGCGGTATCTGAAATATGTTTAGGTACCATGAATTTTGGAAATTATGTTAATGAAAAATTAGCACATGAATTATTTGATTATGCATTTGAAGAATTTCAAGTGAACTTTTTTGATACAGCTGAAATATATCCATTGCCAGCTAGCGAAAATTATTATGGACATTCAGAAGAAATTTTAGGAAATTGGTTAGAAGCCAAAGGGAAGGCAAATAGGCACAAATTTGTCATAGCTACTAAAATATGTGGTCGTACTGATAAACTTCCTtggatgaaaaaatataaaataaagagtgaacaaaaaaatatattaaataaaaaaaatggggATATAtacaatgaaaataattataataaggaGCATTATATAACAAACGGGAAATCGCAAGAATAttcacataaaaataataatagcaaTATGTTTGAAAAAGAGGATAATAAGAATGgatatgataaattaaaagaactaaaagaaaaagaagatttatatttaaaaaaagattatGAGAAAATAGATAAACTTgaagaatatgaaaaagaaagattAGCTAATAATCCTAATTTGATaacattaaataaagaaaatataataaatagtgTTGATAATTGTTTAAAAAGATTAAAAACAAGTTATATTGATTTGTTGCAATTACATTGGCCAGATAGATATTATCCTGATCAATCATCGGGTGATTTTAGTCATGTATTATATGACTATAAcaaatattatgatgattTTATACCTTTTATTGAACAATTACAAGCATTAgatgaattaaaaagaaaagggaAAATAAGAGAATGGGGATTAAGTAATGAAACACCTTTTGGAGTTCTAAAGTTTTATGAATTATGTAAACATTTACATATATCACCACCAGTATCTATACAATtagaatataatttattatgtagAAATGATGTTGAAAAAGGATTTCCAGAAATATGTAGACCACAAAATAcgaatatttctatattagCTTATTCGCCTTTATGTGCTGGGATATTAACAGGAAAATATCTAGAATATACTGATTATACTACAAAAGGAAGAATGCAAAAATTTCCTTCATATATGAAAAGATTAAGAGGATCTATAGCtacttatattattagagaattatattat